A genomic stretch from Candidatus Macondimonas diazotrophica includes:
- a CDS encoding CmpA/NrtA family ABC transporter substrate-binding protein, translating into MIRPFSLSASLRRAVSTAAMAAFMLGTSLATAPLAGAAGGALEKEDLKLGFIKLTDMAPLAIAYEKGFFEDEGLYVTLEAQANWKILLDRVVTGELDGAHMLAGQPLAATIGFGTQADMVTAFSMDLNGNGITVSNAVWEEMKKNVPMKDGKPVHPIKADALKPVVQKYRAEGKPFNMGMVFPVSTHNYELRYWLAAGGIHPGYYAPSKGDTSGQIKADVLLSVTPPPQMPATLEAGTIYGYCVGEPWNQQAVFKGIGVPVITDYEIWKNNPEKVFGVTKEWAEKNPNTHKAMLKAMIRAAAWLDENNNANRMDAVKILARPQYVGADAKVIANSMTGTFEYEKGDKRAVPDFNVFFRYNATYPYYSDAVWYLTQMRRWGQIEENKPDSWYKEVAKKVYRPDIYAEAAKELIAEGKLKASDFPDFAKESGFRAPQSEFIDGIEYDGSQPNAYLKKFAIGLKGNDKP; encoded by the coding sequence ATGATCAGACCGTTTTCCTTGTCGGCCTCGCTCCGGCGTGCCGTCTCCACAGCCGCCATGGCGGCATTCATGCTGGGTACCAGTCTGGCGACCGCCCCCCTGGCGGGCGCCGCTGGCGGTGCACTTGAAAAAGAAGATCTCAAGCTCGGCTTCATCAAACTCACCGATATGGCCCCGCTGGCAATCGCCTATGAAAAGGGGTTCTTCGAGGATGAAGGGCTTTACGTCACGCTGGAGGCGCAAGCCAACTGGAAAATCCTGCTCGATCGGGTGGTGACGGGCGAATTGGACGGCGCGCACATGCTCGCGGGCCAACCGCTAGCCGCAACGATCGGGTTCGGCACGCAGGCCGATATGGTCACGGCATTCAGTATGGACCTCAACGGCAACGGCATCACCGTGTCGAATGCGGTCTGGGAGGAAATGAAGAAGAACGTTCCGATGAAGGACGGTAAGCCGGTGCATCCGATCAAGGCCGATGCGCTCAAGCCAGTGGTTCAGAAGTATCGTGCGGAAGGCAAGCCCTTCAACATGGGCATGGTTTTCCCCGTTTCCACGCACAACTACGAGCTGCGCTACTGGCTGGCCGCCGGCGGAATTCACCCCGGGTACTATGCCCCGTCCAAAGGCGATACGTCGGGTCAGATCAAGGCGGATGTACTGCTGTCGGTGACGCCACCTCCGCAGATGCCGGCCACGCTGGAAGCGGGAACCATCTATGGCTACTGCGTCGGCGAGCCCTGGAATCAGCAGGCCGTGTTCAAGGGAATTGGCGTACCGGTCATCACCGATTATGAGATCTGGAAGAACAATCCGGAGAAAGTCTTCGGTGTGACCAAGGAATGGGCCGAAAAAAATCCCAATACGCACAAGGCCATGCTCAAGGCCATGATCCGCGCGGCGGCCTGGCTCGATGAAAACAACAATGCCAATCGAATGGACGCGGTAAAGATTCTTGCGCGGCCTCAGTACGTCGGTGCCGACGCCAAGGTCATCGCCAACTCCATGACCGGCACCTTTGAATATGAAAAAGGGGACAAGCGGGCAGTTCCCGACTTCAACGTGTTCTTCCGCTACAACGCGACCTATCCCTACTACTCCGATGCCGTCTGGTATCTGACGCAGATGCGTCGATGGGGACAGATCGAAGAGAACAAGCCGGACAGCTGGTACAAGGAAGTCGCCAAGAAAGTCTACCGGCCCGACATCTATGCCGAGGCGGCCAAAGAGCTGATTGCCGAAGGCAAGCTCAAGGCCTCTGATTTCCCCGATTTCGCCAAAGAATCCGGATTTCGGGCGCCGCAATCGGAGTTTATTGACGGCATCGAGTACGACGGCAGTCAACCCAATGCGTATTTGAAGAAATTCGCCATCGGACTGAAGGGCAACGACAAGCCCTGA
- a CDS encoding ABC transporter ATP-binding protein: protein MNKSYVELTQVSITFSTPQGPFTALKDVNLSIERGEYVSLIGHSGCGKSTVLNIIAGLLQATTGGVILDGREVSGPGPERAVVFQNHSLLPWLSVYENVALAVRQVFRGRKTRAEMHEWVEHNLALVNMTHARHKRPQEISGGMKQRVGIARALAMEPKVMLMDEPFGALDALTRATLQETVMDLHARLGNTMVMITHDMDEAVLLSDRIVMMTNGPSATVGEILKVDLQRPRDRMALAEDPAFHHYRAEGLRFLYERHRRPEAA from the coding sequence ATGAACAAATCCTACGTGGAACTGACCCAGGTTTCGATCACGTTTTCTACGCCGCAAGGGCCGTTCACGGCGCTCAAGGATGTCAATCTCAGCATCGAGCGGGGGGAATATGTTTCCCTGATCGGCCATTCCGGTTGCGGCAAGTCCACCGTGCTGAACATCATTGCTGGCCTGCTGCAGGCGACCACCGGGGGCGTCATCCTGGACGGCCGCGAGGTCAGCGGCCCGGGACCGGAGCGAGCGGTCGTTTTCCAGAATCATTCCCTGCTCCCCTGGCTCAGCGTTTATGAAAACGTGGCCTTGGCCGTGCGCCAGGTGTTTCGCGGCCGGAAGACCCGCGCCGAAATGCACGAATGGGTGGAGCACAATCTGGCGTTGGTGAACATGACCCATGCGCGGCACAAACGCCCCCAGGAAATCTCCGGTGGCATGAAACAGCGGGTGGGAATTGCGCGCGCGCTGGCCATGGAACCCAAGGTCATGTTGATGGATGAGCCATTCGGTGCGCTGGACGCGTTGACGCGCGCGACGCTGCAGGAAACGGTCATGGATCTTCATGCTCGACTCGGTAACACAATGGTCATGATCACCCACGACATGGATGAGGCTGTCCTGCTATCCGATCGAATCGTCATGATGACGAACGGACCGTCGGCGACCGTTGGCGAGATCCTCAAGGTCGACCTGCAGCGCCCGCGTGACCGCATGGCGCTGGCCGAAGATCCGGCGTTTCATCACTACCGCGCTGAAGGATTGCGATTTCTCTATGAGCGGCATCGCCGTCCAGAGGCCGCTTGA
- a CDS encoding ABC transporter permease codes for MNTQVKSLSSPATGFIFQGIRRMSQFAQWGTLRSKISPVALGRALLLPLLGILAFLMLWQVAASRIDTSLGQFPGPMDTARQAQGLYQEYLREQQKAEAFLQRQEQRNAAKLAENPGAEVRIRPYIGRPTFLDQILTSLFTVMSGFVLASLIAVPLGVLIGLSSGLYASANPLIQLLKPVSPLAWLPLVTLVVSAVYASDDPMFSKSYLVSTITVMLCSLWPSLINTAVGVAGVDRDLVNVSRVLQLSWATHVRKIVLPSAVPMIFTGLRLSLGVAWMVLIAAEMLAQNPGLGKFVWDEFQNGSSQSLGRIMVAVLTIGLIGFVLDRCMLSLQRWISWDKSAISR; via the coding sequence ATGAATACACAAGTGAAAAGCCTGTCCAGTCCAGCCACCGGATTCATTTTTCAAGGGATTCGTCGGATGAGTCAGTTCGCCCAGTGGGGCACATTGCGATCAAAAATTTCGCCGGTTGCTCTGGGACGGGCGTTGCTGCTGCCTTTGCTGGGCATCCTCGCATTTCTGATGCTGTGGCAGGTGGCGGCGAGCCGAATCGATACCTCGTTGGGTCAGTTTCCGGGCCCAATGGATACCGCGCGCCAGGCGCAGGGTCTTTATCAGGAGTACCTGCGCGAGCAGCAAAAGGCCGAGGCATTTCTTCAGCGTCAAGAGCAGCGCAATGCCGCCAAGCTGGCCGAGAATCCCGGTGCCGAGGTCAGGATCCGGCCCTATATCGGGCGGCCGACTTTTCTCGACCAGATCCTGACCAGTCTGTTCACGGTCATGAGCGGCTTCGTCCTGGCTTCTTTGATCGCGGTGCCGTTGGGCGTTCTGATTGGTTTGAGCAGTGGCCTTTATGCCAGCGCCAATCCATTGATCCAGCTGCTCAAGCCGGTTTCTCCGCTGGCCTGGCTGCCCCTGGTCACGCTCGTCGTGAGCGCGGTCTACGCGAGCGACGATCCGATGTTCAGTAAATCGTATCTCGTTTCAACCATCACGGTGATGCTGTGTTCGCTGTGGCCATCACTGATCAATACCGCAGTTGGCGTGGCCGGTGTGGACCGGGATCTGGTGAACGTGAGTCGTGTGCTGCAGCTCAGCTGGGCAACCCATGTGCGCAAGATCGTGCTGCCCTCGGCAGTACCGATGATTTTCACCGGGTTGCGATTGTCGCTCGGCGTCGCCTGGATGGTGCTCATCGCTGCCGAGATGCTTGCTCAGAATCCGGGGTTGGGCAAGTTTGTCTGGGATGAGTTTCAAAATGGCAGCAGCCAATCCTTGGGACGGATCATGGTTGCGGTTCTCACCATCGGCCTGATCGGCTTCGTTCTCGATCGATGCATGCTCTCCCTGCAGCGTTGGATTTCCTGGGACAAGTCGGCGATTTCACGCTGA
- a CDS encoding CmpA/NrtA family ABC transporter substrate-binding protein: MSRSPDRDLELRCVRLGFIPLTDCAVLVAAREQGFFARHGLDVRLCREPSWANIRDKVDSGALDGAHMLAPMALAAGQGVPGAGIRPITTAFSLGLNGNAITVSRGLYQRLQEADPVAMATRPITARALKTVIAADQRAGRPPLTFATVFSFSAHDLQLRYWLAAAGIDPDRDVRLVVIPPPRVADHLEAGLIDGYCVGEPWNSQAVARASGCILISGHELWNNAPEKVLGMTEAWADAHPRTHRALIMALLEAAAWLDDPVNRPQAVECLADEAYVDVPAELIARAMIGEVVYEPGSAPRSQPDFHVFSRYAANFPWLSHAVWFMTQMVRWGLIEHPADWLQAARCVYRPDRYREAAQELGWPSPSRDTKLEGEHPDPWTLAQAGHSLILGPDRFFDGRVFDPQAADRYLGSFVPFPVSDSSLSSQESS; this comes from the coding sequence GTGAGTCGATCACCTGATCGGGATTTGGAACTGCGCTGTGTGAGATTGGGGTTCATTCCGCTCACGGATTGCGCCGTGCTCGTCGCTGCGCGGGAGCAGGGCTTCTTCGCGCGCCACGGACTTGACGTCCGGTTATGTCGCGAACCCTCCTGGGCCAACATTCGCGACAAGGTGGACAGCGGCGCCCTCGATGGCGCGCACATGCTGGCGCCGATGGCCTTGGCCGCCGGGCAAGGGGTGCCTGGTGCGGGCATCCGGCCGATCACCACCGCCTTCAGTCTGGGATTGAACGGCAATGCGATTACCGTTTCCCGGGGACTGTATCAGCGCTTGCAGGAGGCCGATCCCGTCGCCATGGCAACACGCCCGATTACGGCGCGCGCACTGAAGACCGTCATCGCCGCGGATCAGCGGGCCGGGCGACCGCCCCTGACATTCGCCACCGTATTTTCGTTCTCGGCTCATGATCTGCAATTGCGCTATTGGCTGGCTGCGGCCGGAATCGATCCGGATCGGGATGTCCGCCTGGTGGTGATTCCACCGCCTCGCGTGGCTGATCACCTGGAAGCCGGTTTGATCGACGGTTACTGCGTCGGCGAGCCATGGAACAGCCAGGCGGTCGCCAGAGCGAGCGGGTGCATCCTCATCAGCGGCCATGAGTTGTGGAACAACGCGCCAGAGAAGGTGTTGGGAATGACCGAGGCTTGGGCGGATGCCCACCCTCGTACCCACCGCGCCCTGATCATGGCGTTACTCGAGGCGGCAGCATGGCTCGATGACCCCGTCAACCGGCCGCAGGCCGTCGAATGTCTGGCGGATGAAGCCTATGTCGACGTTCCGGCCGAACTGATCGCGCGAGCCATGATCGGCGAAGTGGTCTACGAACCCGGCTCAGCGCCGCGTTCGCAACCGGATTTCCATGTTTTTTCCCGCTATGCCGCGAACTTTCCCTGGCTGTCCCATGCAGTGTGGTTCATGACCCAGATGGTGCGGTGGGGGCTCATCGAGCATCCCGCCGATTGGCTGCAGGCCGCCCGCTGCGTCTACCGTCCGGATCGCTATCGCGAGGCTGCTCAGGAATTAGGGTGGCCCAGCCCGTCGCGGGACACGAAGTTGGAAGGCGAGCACCCGGATCCCTGGACGCTCGCGCAGGCGGGACATTCCCTGATCCTGGGCCCTGACCGGTTCTTCGATGGTCGAGTCTTCGACCCCCAAGCGGCTGATCGCTATCTGGGCAGCTTCGTCCCGTTTCCCGTTTCCGATTCATCTCTCTCTTCACAGGAGTCATCATGA